The Paenibacillus mucilaginosus 3016 genome includes the window GCCAGCTCGGCCATGGCTTCACGGATAGCGCCGAACGCAGCGATGCTGTCCTGCACGTCCGAATGCTGCCTGCCGAAGGTGGCCAGCACCTCGGACAGGGAGGCTTCGACATCCTGAATCTGCGTCTGCAGCGAGCCGACCACCTTGCCGACTGACAGCGAAGAGGCACGGCTCTGCTCGGCCAGTTGCCTAACCTCTCCGGCGATCACGGAGAATCCGCGGCCGTACTCCCCGGCTCTTGCCGCCTCAATCGTGGCGTTGAGCGACAGCACCTGCGTCTGGGCGGCCATGCCGGCCACCCGGCCGGACAGGTCGGCGATCTCCGCCGAGGAGCCGGTCAGGGAGCGGAGCGCGGAGCCCACCTTCTCCAGCACCTCAGCCGACCGGGCGGCCGAGCTTCCCAGCGCTTCGGTTGAGGCCGCCCCGGCTTCCGTCTGCAGGGCCGACGTGCGGCTCATCTCGCGGATGTCCTCCATAGAGCCGGTCATGCTGTGCATGGCTTCGGCCAGGCCGGACAGGAGGGCGGCCGCGGCTTCCGCGTGCCGTGCCTGCTCCTGCGCACCGGCCGAGATGTCGTCGATGGCGCTGACGATCTCCTGGTTCGCCGCGGCCGTCGTGCCGGCATATTCCCGGAAGGAAAGCGAGTGCTCGGCCAAGGCCCCGGCGGCATCCCGGGTGTGGGCCAGCATGGTCCGGACGGCATCCGCCATATGATCGAAGGCGGTGCTGAGCTGACCGAGCTCGTCCTGCGCCGTGCTCCGGATCCGGTGGCGCAGATCGCCGGCGGCGATCCGGGCGGCCGCCTCCTGCAGCCGGCGGACCGGCGGCAGGAACGAACGGAGCAGCAGTGTGAGAACAACGGCCGACAGGACAACGCTGACGGCAAGGGCCGCCAGCAGCAGGCCTACCGTTCTGTCGAGTCGTTGAAGTGTGCTTGCTACGGCACTGTCCGCATCTTCGCTGTACGTTATAAAGAACATGTCGACATAAAGGAAGATCTCCTTCATCAGCGTCTGCGATTCATTGTAGAGATATTCCATGTTCGCGGCCAGGTCTTTCTCGGACAGGCTGTTCTGCGTGATAAGCGCCGCTGCCACATCGAACGTATTCGTGTATTCGCCCGTCAGCAGAATCAGCTTGCTCCGCCACAGCGCCTTTTCCTCCGTATCCGCCGTATCGCCGATCCGCTTCAGATGAGCCTCGAACGCTTGGCGTTCTTCATTATAGCGGGGGATATATTCCGTTTTCCGCGAGATCTCCAGCCCCGAAGCGATAATATTGAGCTCCTGCACGCTTTCCTTCAATTCCAGCGCGGCCTGCTTCAGCTCGACCTTGTCGTTCTGGAGCCGGAGCTGCTCCTTGATCCGGCCCACCTGGTACAGATTGAGGAGCGCCGCGCAGAGGAAAAGCGCGATCACGCCCGTCATACCGGCGATCAGTTTTCTTTTGAGAGTCCATCCTTGCGTGTACAGCATGGGTTATCCTCCTATACGTATCGTTTATGCTTTTCGCCGCGATCCACCAGAATTCGCTGCGTATTTCCGTTAAGTATAGGACTAAAGTATTAAACGAAGATCCATACTATGTAAAAGGTGCGTAAATCGTTTCTCCGACAAAGTTTTACATTGCGTTAACTTACCGAGGGTTTAAACTTTACAATGCCCTGGTATGATGACCTAGTAAACATAAACGAGAAAAAAAAGGGAGGACATGCTGAACATGTTGAAGCAGCTGTCGAAGAAAAGTTTGAATGTAGCCATGATTATGGTGTTATCCGTAGGGGTCCTTGCCGCGTGTGGTCAAAAGACTGAGCAAACACAACCAACGCCTCCAGCCACTGGTGCTGGCACGGATAAAGGCGCTACTCCACCTGCTGCTGCTACTCCAATCGAAGGTACGGTAACAGCTTCCGGCTCCTCCGCACTGCTCCCGCTGGTTAAAGCGGCTGCCGACGAGTTCATGAAGAACAACCCGAAGGTAACGATCAACCCGACCGCAGGCGGCTCCGGCAAAGGCCTGAAGGACGTGGCCGACGGCACGTCCAACATCGGTAACTCCGATATCGAAGCGGGTCCTGAATATAAAGATAAAGGCCTCGTAGACCACGTGGTGGCCATTGCTCCTTTTGCCCTTATCGTCAACAAGGATGTCACGATCGACAACCTGACGAAAGCTCAGGCTACGGACATCTTCACCGGCAAGATCAAGAACTGGAAAGAAGTAGGCGGCCCTGACAAGAACATCGTGGTCGTTCACCGTCCTGACTCTTCCGGCTCCCGCGCTCTCGTGAAGAAGATCGTTCTCGATGGCCAAGAATTCACAAAAGACGGCGTAACGCAGGAATCCAGCGGCGCGATGGCGACGACGGTCGGACAAACTCCAGGTGCGATCGGCTACGTAGATACGCCATACGTCAAAGATCCGATTAAGGCCCTCAAATTCGAAGGCGTAGAATTCAGCAAGGACAACATCAAGGGCGGCAAGTACCCTCTCTACGGTGTAGAGCATATGTACACTAAAGGGGAGCCTACCGGCGCAACGAAAGCGTTCCTCGACTTCATCATGAGCCCTGAGTTCCAAGGCAAGCGCGTGGAAGAACTGAAGTTCCTCCCTGCCGATCTCCTCAAAAAATAAGAATTCGTAAAGAAAAGACAGCGGCGTTTGCCTGCTGTCTTTTTGTGTTAAATATGAAAATAAATGTTTGTCCAACAAGGAAGAGGCCGGGACACCGATTTGGGGAAAAGTAAAACCACCTTGTCGAAACGGAGTCGAAAAAAGCAATTTTTACATTAGCTTAACATTTCTAAGGTTTTGTCCTTACATTTGTCCACTATGATAGTAAGACGATGAACGTGCGAACGTGACTTGAACTATTCCAACTCAGGGGGTATCAGGCAAATGAATTCATTCGCCGACCAGTTAGCCGAAAGAACGCAGAAAGAGCGGAGGGGCAATCACAATAACGGTTGGACCAAAGCTCAGAACCGGAATGACCGGTTCATGAAGGTCGTGTTCGTAGGCAGCGCGACGATGGTGTCGGTTATCATATTCTCGATTATGCTCTTCGTAGGGTGGCAGGGAGTGAAGACCTTCACGGGGGTTACGCCGCTGGAGTTCTTCTTCTCCACGGACTGGACGCCGTCCAATAATAAATTCGGTGCTTTCTCGTTCCTGTACAGCACGCTGCTGCTCACTTTCCTGTCCGTTGTGCTTTCCGTTCCGCTGGCCTTATCAGGAGCCATCTTCTCCGCCAAGATCGCGCCGAAGTGGCTGCGTGAAATTCTCCGGGCGGCTACGGATCTGTTCGTAGGGATTCCGTCTGTCGTATACGGCTTTATCGGCCTGACGGTCATCGTGCCGTTCCTGGCCAAGTTCAACGAAGGCTTCGGCTACGGGATTCTGCCCGCGGCCATCATCCTGGCCATCATGATTCTGCCGACGATCCTCTCCATCTCCGAGGATGCGCTCCGTTCGCTGCCCGGCCGCCTCGAGGAAGCTTCGCTGGCCCTCGGCGCCACCCGCTGGCAGACGATCTGGC containing:
- a CDS encoding methyl-accepting chemotaxis protein produces the protein MLYTQGWTLKRKLIAGMTGVIALFLCAALLNLYQVGRIKEQLRLQNDKVELKQAALELKESVQELNIIASGLEISRKTEYIPRYNEERQAFEAHLKRIGDTADTEEKALWRSKLILLTGEYTNTFDVAAALITQNSLSEKDLAANMEYLYNESQTLMKEIFLYVDMFFITYSEDADSAVASTLQRLDRTVGLLLAALAVSVVLSAVVLTLLLRSFLPPVRRLQEAAARIAAGDLRHRIRSTAQDELGQLSTAFDHMADAVRTMLAHTRDAAGALAEHSLSFREYAGTTAAANQEIVSAIDDISAGAQEQARHAEAAAALLSGLAEAMHSMTGSMEDIREMSRTSALQTEAGAASTEALGSSAARSAEVLEKVGSALRSLTGSSAEIADLSGRVAGMAAQTQVLSLNATIEAARAGEYGRGFSVIAGEVRQLAEQSRASSLSVGKVVGSLQTQIQDVEASLSEVLATFGRQHSDVQDSIAAFGAIREAMAELAGRIDRVHGLTAEARQKNLQLVEAVSAVAGIARDTAAGVQEVAASSQGQDASIRRIASRSDDILSLAQRLQSELEKFSIGEDEGVAAEAAGEIPAGPRAAGSGSDETAAPPLKETPLKSAG
- a CDS encoding phosphate ABC transporter substrate-binding protein — its product is MLKQLSKKSLNVAMIMVLSVGVLAACGQKTEQTQPTPPATGAGTDKGATPPAAATPIEGTVTASGSSALLPLVKAAADEFMKNNPKVTINPTAGGSGKGLKDVADGTSNIGNSDIEAGPEYKDKGLVDHVVAIAPFALIVNKDVTIDNLTKAQATDIFTGKIKNWKEVGGPDKNIVVVHRPDSSGSRALVKKIVLDGQEFTKDGVTQESSGAMATTVGQTPGAIGYVDTPYVKDPIKALKFEGVEFSKDNIKGGKYPLYGVEHMYTKGEPTGATKAFLDFIMSPEFQGKRVEELKFLPADLLKK
- the pstC gene encoding phosphate ABC transporter permease subunit PstC; its protein translation is MNSFADQLAERTQKERRGNHNNGWTKAQNRNDRFMKVVFVGSATMVSVIIFSIMLFVGWQGVKTFTGVTPLEFFFSTDWTPSNNKFGAFSFLYSTLLLTFLSVVLSVPLALSGAIFSAKIAPKWLREILRAATDLFVGIPSVVYGFIGLTVIVPFLAKFNEGFGYGILPAAIILAIMILPTILSISEDALRSLPGRLEEASLALGATRWQTIWRVLLPAARPGILTGIILGMGRAIGETMAVFMVIGNSPQMPKSLLDSATVLTTAIVKDMGNTNYGSTWNNALFLMALVLLLISLAMILVIRIVAKRSEVK